The Deinococcus aquaticus genomic interval TCCTGCGGGGGTCCGGTTTTTTCTGTGCCTTGCAGGAGGTGCGGCTGTGGCCCCGGCGCTATGCTGCCCGGCATGCCTGAACCCATCGTGATCCGCGCTGCCGTTCCCTTCGACGCGGCATTCGCCGTGCCCCTGGTGCAGCAGACCATCGGCAAGGTCGGACTGGCCCTGACCGGGGCCGATTCGGACACCGGGGCGGCGCGGGCCATGCTGGGCTTCTTCCCGCTACGCGACAACCGCCTGAGTTACCAGAACGTGCTGATCGCCGCGCGCGGCCCCGAACCGCTGGGGCTGCTGCTGGCCTACCCCGGCGCTCAGGCCCACGCGCTGGACGACCCCTTCCGCGAGCGGCTGGCGTCCCTGGGCCTGCCGGCGCAGGTGGAGTCCGAGGGAACGCCCGGCGAACTGTACGTGGACACGCTGGCCGTGACGGAAGCGGCGCGCGGGCAGGGCGTGGGGGCCACGCTGCTGGAAGCGGCGGCGGCGCAGGCGCGCACACTGGGCTTAAGCCGCGTGGGGCTGCTGGTCGAGGACGGCAACCGGGCCGCCACCCTGTACGCCCGCGTGGGCTTCCGCGCGGCGGGCACGCGCACCCTGGCCGGCGGGTCGTACACGCACCTGATCTGGACCCTACCGGGGTAGGGGCCGGGCGGCCGGCGTGGTTGGATGTCCAGCATGGTTGGGGTCATCCGTCCGGTTGATCCGCGCGCGGCGTGTGGGCGCTATGCTCGGCGGCGTGCGCCGCATTGTGTGGGTTCTTGTTGCGGCGGCGGGTCTGGCAGCGGTCGTTGCCCCTGCCGCTCCGTTTCTCTCGCGGTACGCGGCCATTCCGCGCAAAGCGGACGGCCCGTTGACGGTGCTGCTGGCCGGCGTGGACGTGGATTACGACGACAGCGCCGCCGTGTGGCCCTGGCCCGCGAAGGCCGAATCGTACGCGACCCGCACGGATACCATCATGCTCACGCAGGTGTGGCCGGACGGTCGGGTGAACGTGCTGGGCGTGCCCCGTGACTCGT includes:
- a CDS encoding GNAT family N-acetyltransferase, whose protein sequence is MPEPIVIRAAVPFDAAFAVPLVQQTIGKVGLALTGADSDTGAARAMLGFFPLRDNRLSYQNVLIAARGPEPLGLLLAYPGAQAHALDDPFRERLASLGLPAQVESEGTPGELYVDTLAVTEAARGQGVGATLLEAAAAQARTLGLSRVGLLVEDGNRAATLYARVGFRAAGTRTLAGGSYTHLIWTLPG